A genome region from Arachis hypogaea cultivar Tifrunner unplaced genomic scaffold, arahy.Tifrunner.gnm2.J5K5 arahy.Tifrunner.gnm2.scaffold_222, whole genome shotgun sequence includes the following:
- the LOC114927341 gene encoding uncharacterized protein, whose protein sequence is MDWFSWLSRTSLEPSLVYEYGLAFARNELQLEDATHFNHELLQSMGILVAKHRLEILKLAKKEDGSSGAATALTKTLSGAIKRCLKRCLSKLQVFNEQEAEETKEMVTPEPNWYHGRCRGSMMRKHIDGEKGMQRSRTIALSGPLDGRTMHNKMVTGKVLKLSGPLDGKMNERMMYANRSPIMAHRPLVEGRFLGTLKSPRLSSTGPIDGKAMVDNRSPRLSRPLDERVDSPMGYSPYNKAKGDSDCDDDYGLWPTMFEDLKPT, encoded by the exons ATGGACTGGTTCTCCTGGCTATCCAGGACAAGTCTTGAGCCATCTCTCGTCTACGAATACGGCCTAGCATTTGCGCGAAACGAGCTTCAGTTGGAAGATGCAACCCACTTCAACCATGAGCTCCTCCAGAGCATGGGGATTTTGGTCGCCAAACATCGGCTCGAAATTCTCAAGCTCGCAAAGAAGGAGGATGGTAGTAGTGGCGCTGCCACGGCACTTACCAAGACTCTCTCCGGCGCAATCAAGAGATGCCTAAAGAGGTGCCTGAGTAAATTACAGGTGTTCAATGAACAAGAAGCAGAGGAGACAAAGGAAATGGTAACACCGGAGCCAAACTGGTACCATGGGAGGTGCAGAGGGTCAATGATGAGGAAGCATATTGACGGAGAGAAGG GTATGCAACGAAGCAGGACCATAGCACTGTCAGGGCCATTGGATGGAAGAACAATGCATAACAAAATGGTAACTGGGAAGGTGTTGAAGTTGTCTGGTCCTCTTGATGGGAAGATGAATGAGAGAATGATGTATGCAAATAGGAGTCCAATAATGGCTCATAGGCCTTTGGTTGAAGGGAGGTTCTTGGGCACACTAAAGAGTCCTAGACTTTCTAGTACTGGTCCTATTGATGGAAAAGCTATGGTTGATAATAGGAGTCCAAGGCTAAGTAGGCCTCTTGATGAAAGGGTTGATAGCCCAATGGGTTATAGTCCGTACAATAAGGCTAAAGGCGACTCTGATTGTGATGATGATTATGGACTGTGGCCTACAATGTTTGAGGATCTGAAACCCActtga